From Acinetobacter suaedae, one genomic window encodes:
- a CDS encoding putative solute-binding protein, with the protein MFKQQKQFKLGHLFKSISLTASLLTPLLLTTTVQAAPAEKLDLTLSQHSQNKIKTLLNDPKIWQQIPKQVTLCVYSPNGEHGEAFQQATSYMSELPRIVRIAKQYGVNMNITRPSNLQLKIDIDYPKLKQTASTMVTLKVYTNEGVLTEDFRSKRCDGAGISNLRARQFNSFVGSIDAIGALQNYKQLTSVIQLLADPKFDEKMVNKDYEVVGIVPLGAAYIMVSDRNINTLAKAAGRKVAVFSFDPTQKKLAQNVGAQPVSVDLATVGPKFNNKEVEIIAGPAILFDPLELHKGMTDKSGKVAGGIIRFPVVQVTGTLIMHRNKFPAGMGPIAREIISKQLQPAFDFVDKIEKDIPEKYWMDIHESDKPGYMRLMREARIQMTKEGYYNKEMMRLLKQVRCSQQPTHFECSLNDE; encoded by the coding sequence ATGTTTAAACAACAAAAACAATTTAAATTGGGACATTTATTCAAATCTATATCCCTTACAGCTTCTTTGCTAACACCGCTATTACTAACTACGACTGTCCAGGCAGCACCAGCCGAGAAGTTAGATCTCACACTATCCCAACACTCTCAAAATAAAATTAAAACGTTGTTAAATGATCCAAAAATTTGGCAGCAAATTCCAAAACAAGTGACCCTATGTGTTTACTCACCCAATGGTGAGCATGGTGAGGCATTCCAACAAGCCACCAGTTATATGAGTGAATTACCACGTATTGTGCGCATTGCAAAACAGTATGGGGTCAATATGAACATCACTCGACCTTCTAATTTACAACTTAAAATTGATATTGATTATCCTAAATTAAAGCAAACTGCTTCTACGATGGTGACGCTCAAAGTGTATACCAATGAAGGTGTATTAACTGAGGATTTTCGTAGCAAGCGTTGTGATGGAGCAGGGATTAGTAATTTAAGGGCGCGCCAGTTCAACTCTTTTGTTGGAAGTATTGATGCGATTGGAGCACTGCAAAACTATAAGCAATTAACTTCAGTAATTCAGTTGTTAGCAGATCCAAAATTTGATGAAAAAATGGTAAATAAAGATTATGAGGTGGTCGGAATTGTACCGCTTGGCGCAGCGTATATTATGGTCAGTGACCGAAATATCAATACATTGGCAAAGGCTGCTGGGCGAAAAGTTGCGGTATTCTCCTTTGATCCTACACAGAAAAAATTAGCACAAAATGTGGGTGCACAGCCTGTATCAGTAGATTTGGCGACAGTCGGCCCTAAATTTAATAACAAAGAAGTTGAGATTATTGCTGGTCCAGCAATTTTATTTGATCCTTTGGAATTGCATAAGGGCATGACCGATAAATCAGGTAAAGTGGCTGGAGGAATCATTCGTTTTCCTGTGGTTCAGGTAACAGGAACCTTAATCATGCATCGAAATAAGTTTCCTGCGGGAATGGGACCGATTGCACGCGAGATTATCTCTAAACAATTACAACCTGCCTTTGATTTTGTAGACAAAATTGAAAAAGATATTCCTGAAAAATACTGGATGGATATCCACGAAAGCGATAAGCCTGGTTATATGCGATTAATGCGTGAAGCGCGTATTCAAATGACCAAAGAGGGGTATTACAATAAAGAAATGATGAGACTGCTTAAACAAGTTCGTTGTTCACAACAACCGACTCATTTTGAATGTTCTTTGAATGATGAGTGA